Within the Vibrio tasmaniensis genome, the region TGCATGATTGTTGTCACGATAGCTTGTGGTTCACCACCATATAGCCATGCGTCATCAGTTAGGTTAGGAAAACCTTTTTGACCACGAGCATCAGAGCCGTGACACTGAGAACAGTTTTGCAAGAATAAACGTTGGCCCACTTTAATTGCGTCAGCATCTGATGCAATGTCAGGGACAGAACGTAAACCATTTTCGTCGTGAGCTAGCTTTTTGAATGCTTCACCAAAATAGGTGTTGGCGTCATCAAGCTCTTTCGCGTACTCGTCTAACTGCTTGTTCGCTTGAGCCGCAGCAATTGACGAGCGAGACTCTTCAATACTACGAACTTCTTGGTTTGAACTTGTCCAACCTAGTAGACCTTTAAAATTGCCAAGGCCAGGGTAAAGAGCAAGGTAAACCGCTGCAAACACAATCGTACTGATGAAAAGGTATGTCCACCATTTTGGTAGTGGGTTATTAAGCTCACGAATACCATCGTATTCATGGCCCATATCATGACCTTCTTCTACGCCAGTTCGATCTTTAAAACACCAACGAAGCAAGACAGCACAACCAATTAGGGTACCAATCGTAATCGCACTAACCCAGATACTCCAGAATGTACTCATTACTTTGTCACTCCTTGATTTTTAGAACTTGTTGCCGGCTCGTCGTCTGCAAACACTAGGTTCGCATCTTCGTCGAAACGTGATTTACGATTCTTGCCGTATGCCCACCAAACGATGCCGATGAAGCAAGCAAAAACAGTAACAGTCCAAACACTTTGAAATGTAATAATGTCCATAATTATTCCTTATTTCATTGCGTGGCCAAGCGATTGAAGGTAAGCGATGATTGCATCCATCTCTGTTTTTCCTTCAACATCTTGTTTAGCGTTAGCAATTTGTTCGTCTGTGTAAGGAACACCAAATTGATTACGGAAGAGTTCAAGCTTCTGTTGAGTCAATTTGCCATCAAGTACATTCTCAGCAAGCCATGGGAAACCAGGCATGTTTGATTCAGGAACAAGTTCACGAGGGTCGATAAGGTGAACACGGTGCCACTCATCAGAGTAACGATCACCAACACGCGCTAGATCTGGACCAGTACGCTTAGAACCCCATAAGAATGGGTGTTCCCAAACGCTTTCGCCCGCTACAGAGTAGTGACCGTAACGTTCCGTTTCAGAGCGGAAAGGGCGAATCATTTGGCTGTGACATACGTTACAACCTTCGCGGATATAAATATCACGACCTTCCATTTCCAGAGCAGAGTAAACGCGTAGGTTTTCTACAGGTTCAGTCGTCTGCTTTTGGAAAATAAGAGGGGTAATTTCTACTAAAGCACCAAAACTGATAGCAATAACGATCAAGATCGCCAGTAGGCCAACGTTCTTCTCTACCAACTCATGGCGATTATTTGAATTTGAGCTCATTCTAAATCTCCTTAAGCCGGTTGAGGGATAGCTTTAAGGCTATCTTTAGGTGCAGAAACAGTTTTGTACGTGTTGTATGCCATTAGGAACATACCAGATAGGAAGATAAAACCACCTAAGAAACGTACAAAGTAGAACGGGTAAGATGCTTCTACAGATTCAACGAAGCTGTAAGTTAATGTACCGTCAGAGTTAACTGCACGCCACATCAGACCTTGCATCACACCAGAGATCCACATTGCAACAATGTAGAAAACCGTACCGATCGTTGCTAACCAGAAGTGAACATTGATTAGAGATACAGAGTACATACGCTCTTGACCAAATAGTTTAGGAACTAAGTGGTAAACCGAACCGATTGAAACCATCGCAACCCAACCTAGCGCACCAGAGTGAACGTGACCGATAGTCCAGTCCGTGTAGTGAGATAGTGCGTTAACCGTTTTGATTGCCATCATAGGGCCTTCGAAAGTCGACATGCCGTAGAATGATAGAGAAACGATTAGGAAACGTAGGATAGGGTCGTAACGTAGCTTATGCCACGCACCAGATAGAGTCATAATACCGTTGATCATGCCACCCCAAGATGGAGCAAACAGAACCAAAGACATAACCATACCTAGAGACTGAGTCCAGTCTGGAAGTGCTGTGTAGTGTAGGTGGTGAGGACCAGCCCAAATATACAGAGACACAAGAGCCCAGAAGTGAACAATCGACAAACGGTAAGAGTAAACAGGGCGACCAGCTTGTTTAGGAACGAAGTAATACATCATACCTAGGAAACCAGCTGTCAATAGGAAGCCTACCGCATTGTGTCCGTACCACCATTGCACCATTGCATCGATCGCTCCAGAATAAATCGAGTACGATTTAAACGCAGATACAGGAACAGCCAGGCTGTTAACGATGTGCAACACGGCAACCGTGATGATGAAGGCTCCGAAGAACCAGTTAGCTACATAAATGTGCGATGTCTTACGCTTAATCATGGTTCCGAAGAACACGACCGCATAAGCTACCCACACAAGAGTAATAGCAATATCGATTGGCCATTCAAGTTCTGCGTATTCTTTACCAGAGGTTAAACCTAACGGTAAAGTAATTGCAGCGGACAGGATAATCGCTTGCCAACCCCAAAAGGTAAAGGCTACGAGAGGGCCACCAAAGAGACGCGTCTGACAGGTACGTTGCACAACATAATATGATGTTGCAAACAGCGCACTTGTACCGAACGCAAAAATAACCGCATTAGTATGCAGGGGACGTAAACGACTGTACGTCAGCCACGGCGTATCAAAGTTTAGCTGTGGCCAAACTAATTGAGCGGCAATCAAAACACCAACGCCCATACCGACAATACCCCACAAAATTGTAACGAGGGTAAATTGACGGACGACCGTATAGTTGTAGTTTTGTTCAAGCTGCTTTTCTTGGCTCATTTGCATGCTTCCAATTTCTTATTTACTACACTTTACTTCCAACACGACTCACGTCGTAATGCCACCCAAATTAGAAAAGGAAATTCAGCCTATTCAGAGCTTTATTTCCACTTGCTGATTTTAAAAAAAAGTGGCATTTTCAACGCGACACTATACTTGAATTAACAAATCAATGACAGAGTAGTAACCTTACGCTTGGTCTGGAATTGGATTTTTATTTAAAAACTTTGAACTTTGTAACAAGGAGTAAAGATTATAATGGCGGCACAAAAGCTAACAAAAGGCAGGCTTGTTCAAATTATCGTCATGTTGGCTATTTTAATAGCTGCATTTACTTGGAGAACAGTGACATACGATAATGACGAAACAGTAAACTGTATAATTTCTAAACCTTGCCAAATTACTATTGATAAACATAATGTTTTAATTTCGGGTGATAACCTAGGGTATTCGATCGAAACATCTAAAACTGGTAAATTTATCATTAACTATAATGAGAGCGGAACTCTAGAAGAAAAAGGGGCATCAATTTGGCTGTTACGAACGAACGCTCAGAACTCCTCAATAACGGTTACATTTCCACAACAGATAGCCACACTTTCTGTAAACCTTTCTAAGGAATAACACAGTAACAAGTTAGTCTCGCCTCAATTCTTTTGATAGAAATATGTACTAAGTCAGTGAAATAGATTGTATAAAAGTGTTATAAAGAGAGCATTAATAAAATCTTCCGAGATCTATGAAATTTCTATCAAAAGTCTCTTATTCCCTAGACGATAAAATCGCAGTAGATGAGCTGCTCAGTGGGGTGGCAAACCCTGACGATATTGCCTGTCTTATCTGCTACTGCACCGAAGAGTACTCCACACTTGCTGTGCAGAGATATTTGGTAGATGCGCTCCCGAATACACCAATACATGGCTGCACCACTTGTCACGGTATTATGACCGAAACAGGGTTCCATTCAGGCCCTGTGATTGGGATACTCATCATCTATGATTCTGGAATTAATGCCTACGGTACCGGCATCAGTCACTTTGGCGATTCCATAGACCGTAGTACATTCAGCGCCATCGATAAAGCATTAAAGAACGCCAACCGAGAAGGAGAGATACCCGATCTTATCTTGCTCCATTCCACCCCTGGTAATGAAGAGAAGGTAATGGCGGCCATCGATAACAAATTTGGTACAGAGGTGCCGATTATTGGTGGAAGCGCAGCAGACAATCAAGTGTCTGGAAATTGGAGTATCTTTACCGAAGAAGCTCTTGCTATTAATGGCGTCTCTTTAACGGTGTTTTTTGCGTCACAATCCATCTATTCATCTTTTAGCGCCGGTCATACACCCACCCAGTATTCAGGCACCGTCACCAAAGTAAGAAATCGAATATTGTTAGAGATCGACCATAGGCCTGCGACCACCGTTTATAATGAATGGACTGATTTTCATTTAGGTGGCAGTGATGATGGGTATATTTTTGAAAAGTCGACAGTTTATCCATTAGGCCGAAAGGTCGGCTCTTCTTACGACTACCCATATTTCAAGTTATCGCATTCGATCAGAGAAACTGAGTGTAACGGTATCGAGTTGTTCACTGATATAAATGAAGGTGACACCATCTATTTGATGCAAGGCTCTAAGCAACAACTTATAAGTCGTGCCGCTAACATCATTCATTCGTCTTACTATAATGATATGGATCTTGAAGAAAAATTAGGGGCGATCAACATATTCTGTGCAGGACCAATGCTGCACCTAAAACAAGATATGGATGAGGTTTGTGACCAAATCAATCACGCACTTGGTGGGCTTCCATACATATGTCCATTTACGTTTGGTGAGCAAGGCAGACTTTCTGGTGGTGAGAATGCGCACGGAAATTTAATGGTATCGTCTGCAACGTTTTATAGGCTGAAAAAGTAATGGATACTGAAGACCAAGAAGCGCTGCAAGAAGCTCGTATTGAACTGCAAAAACTAAAGGTCCGTGAACGTAAATTAGCTGAAGAGAATAGGGTGATCCTATCTACTATCTCTGCGATCAGTAAGGCGAGTAACATATCTGAAATATTTTCTAGTCTCGAATTCGCACTCAAAAAATACATTAAGTTTGATGATTTTATTGTGGTATCAAGAGTAGGGAATGAAGGTAGTTTCAAAACCCTGTTAACCAATAACAAAGTATTCGAACAAATGAATTGGACAGATTGTGGCAAGCTTTCGCGAGTCATTAATGGAGAATGTGCCATTCTTTTTGAACCCAAATCTCTGGGTGAGTTCAGCACTTTGCATCCCATTATCTTAGACCAAATTAACTCTGTACTGATTACTGGTATTGATAGCGGGCTAACACAATCCGTTATCATCTTTATCCATTCCAATACCAAACACTTTAGTATTGAAACCAAGGCCACTCTAAACCGATTTCGACCGCTGATTGAGCGTGCTGTTTTCGATATTGAAAACAAAGAAAAACTTGAAGCGACAGTCCGAGAACGTACAGCAGAACTCGTAGCAGCAAGAAAAGACGCAGAAAGAGCCAACAAAGCCAAATCTGAATTCTTAGCAATGATGAGTCATGAGTTAAGAACGCCGCTAAATGCCACCATAGGCTTAATCGACACGCTAAAGTCCACACCGCTGAATGATGAACAACAGTCTATATTGTTAAATATGAGTACATCATCTGAACTCCTATTGGCGATCATCAGTGATGTATTGGACTTTTCAAAGATTGAATCTGGATGCTTCTCGTTGGCTCCTCAATGGAGTAACGCAAGAGACACTGTAACTTTTGTTTTATCTGAACAAAAGAAGATAGCAGACGATAAAGGGTTGTCGTTAACCCTAACTAGCGACATTCCAGAAGGTGAACTACATTACATCGACCCAAGTCGCTTAGCACAGATCCTTTTTAATCTCATTGGTAACGCAATAAAGTTCACTGAACACGGGCATGTACATGTTTCTATTACATACCAGCACAGTTCATTCCGTATTAGCGTAGAAGACACCGGAATTGGCATCAGCTCACAGCAACTTTCGTCGTTATTCAGTCCGTTCGTGCAAGCCGATAGCACAATCACGCGTAGGTTTGGTGGCACCGGCTTAGGTTTAGCAATAACAAAACGACTAGTAGAACTGATGCGCGGGCATATAATGGTCGAGAGTGAGCCAGGAAAAGGCTCGAAATTTGAAGT harbors:
- the ccoN gene encoding cytochrome-c oxidase, cbb3-type subunit I, translated to MQMSQEKQLEQNYNYTVVRQFTLVTILWGIVGMGVGVLIAAQLVWPQLNFDTPWLTYSRLRPLHTNAVIFAFGTSALFATSYYVVQRTCQTRLFGGPLVAFTFWGWQAIILSAAITLPLGLTSGKEYAELEWPIDIAITLVWVAYAVVFFGTMIKRKTSHIYVANWFFGAFIITVAVLHIVNSLAVPVSAFKSYSIYSGAIDAMVQWWYGHNAVGFLLTAGFLGMMYYFVPKQAGRPVYSYRLSIVHFWALVSLYIWAGPHHLHYTALPDWTQSLGMVMSLVLFAPSWGGMINGIMTLSGAWHKLRYDPILRFLIVSLSFYGMSTFEGPMMAIKTVNALSHYTDWTIGHVHSGALGWVAMVSIGSVYHLVPKLFGQERMYSVSLINVHFWLATIGTVFYIVAMWISGVMQGLMWRAVNSDGTLTYSFVESVEASYPFYFVRFLGGFIFLSGMFLMAYNTYKTVSAPKDSLKAIPQPA
- a CDS encoding FIST signal transduction protein is translated as MKFLSKVSYSLDDKIAVDELLSGVANPDDIACLICYCTEEYSTLAVQRYLVDALPNTPIHGCTTCHGIMTETGFHSGPVIGILIIYDSGINAYGTGISHFGDSIDRSTFSAIDKALKNANREGEIPDLILLHSTPGNEEKVMAAIDNKFGTEVPIIGGSAADNQVSGNWSIFTEEALAINGVSLTVFFASQSIYSSFSAGHTPTQYSGTVTKVRNRILLEIDHRPATTVYNEWTDFHLGGSDDGYIFEKSTVYPLGRKVGSSYDYPYFKLSHSIRETECNGIELFTDINEGDTIYLMQGSKQQLISRAANIIHSSYYNDMDLEEKLGAINIFCAGPMLHLKQDMDEVCDQINHALGGLPYICPFTFGEQGRLSGGENAHGNLMVSSATFYRLKK
- the ccoO gene encoding cytochrome-c oxidase, cbb3-type subunit II translates to MSSNSNNRHELVEKNVGLLAILIVIAISFGALVEITPLIFQKQTTEPVENLRVYSALEMEGRDIYIREGCNVCHSQMIRPFRSETERYGHYSVAGESVWEHPFLWGSKRTGPDLARVGDRYSDEWHRVHLIDPRELVPESNMPGFPWLAENVLDGKLTQQKLELFRNQFGVPYTDEQIANAKQDVEGKTEMDAIIAYLQSLGHAMK
- a CDS encoding ATP-binding protein, with product MDTEDQEALQEARIELQKLKVRERKLAEENRVILSTISAISKASNISEIFSSLEFALKKYIKFDDFIVVSRVGNEGSFKTLLTNNKVFEQMNWTDCGKLSRVINGECAILFEPKSLGEFSTLHPIILDQINSVLITGIDSGLTQSVIIFIHSNTKHFSIETKATLNRFRPLIERAVFDIENKEKLEATVRERTAELVAARKDAERANKAKSEFLAMMSHELRTPLNATIGLIDTLKSTPLNDEQQSILLNMSTSSELLLAIISDVLDFSKIESGCFSLAPQWSNARDTVTFVLSEQKKIADDKGLSLTLTSDIPEGELHYIDPSRLAQILFNLIGNAIKFTEHGHVHVSITYQHSSFRISVEDTGIGISSQQLSSLFSPFVQADSTITRRFGGTGLGLAITKRLVELMRGHIMVESEPGKGSKFEVRLPVLTKVTNNQDHAAEDKYSQVPRTRYSVLVVEDNPTNQMVIQLILARQGHEVFIASNGEEAIGFVERGNDPIDIILMDVSMPVMDGITTTKYMRDANIKTPIVALTAHTSVEDKFSCLDVGMNDFITKPVRTKEIIEAIDRLMLEV
- the ccoP gene encoding cytochrome-c oxidase, cbb3-type subunit III, producing the protein MSTFWSIWVSAITIGTLIGCAVLLRWCFKDRTGVEEGHDMGHEYDGIRELNNPLPKWWTYLFISTIVFAAVYLALYPGLGNFKGLLGWTSSNQEVRSIEESRSSIAAAQANKQLDEYAKELDDANTYFGEAFKKLAHDENGLRSVPDIASDADAIKVGQRLFLQNCSQCHGSDARGQKGFPNLTDDAWLYGGEPQAIVTTIMHGRVGQMPGWKDALGEQGVKEVVSYTLSLSGRSVNAREAEAGKARFVVCAACHGTDGKGNPAVGAPDLTDRDWLFGDSRAAVTETVMYGRSGVMPAWKDILGEDKVQLVSSYVWSLSNSDNK
- a CDS encoding CcoQ/FixQ family Cbb3-type cytochrome c oxidase assembly chaperone, yielding MDIITFQSVWTVTVFACFIGIVWWAYGKNRKSRFDEDANLVFADDEPATSSKNQGVTK